The Theileria orientalis strain Shintoku DNA, chromosome 2, complete genome genome has a window encoding:
- a CDS encoding formate/nitrate transporter, which produces MSDYYRQISSAKDTYERIAMEAGNKANGSTVTLLIKAILGGWMVGLGGYAASVIASLYYVPNTSNATAKTAFAIVFPVALMSILFTGSDLYTGNTMCFTFALFNKKINALTYVLKLMVSIAGNFVGTSLAALVLTGGTGHFMKDTGAGAEYMVSLARAKTSLPFWRVMLSAVGCNSLVCLAVWMFYCSYDSGGACLNILGHIGAFAVAGLEHIIANFYILNAALLSRSGITFVDVYVHNFIPTWLGNTIAGVFVLGVPMSLLYNQPSKEGTLEYSRSLRSMQRTTSADIVINTTGTYSHERLGVERVSKCYLRLKTSEHEDLLSPVLGGS; this is translated from the exons ATGTCGGACTACTACCGGCAAATATCATCGGCAAAAGATACCTATGAACGTATCGCGATGGAAGCCGGGAATAAGGCGAACGGAAGCACAGTGACCCTGTTGATCAAGGCAATCCTAGGAGGATGGATGGTGGGCCTAGGAGGATACGCAGCCTCAGTTATCGCCTCACTGTACTACGTACCCAATACGAGTAACGCAACGGCGAAGACAGCATTCGCTATCGTTTTCCCAGTGGCGCTCATGAGCATCCTCTTCACGGGCTCAGACCTCTACACGGGCAACACAATGTGCTTCACATTCGCACTGTTCAACAAGAAAATCAACGCACTCACGTAcgtgctgaagctgatggTGTCAATAGCAGGAAACTTCGTGGGAACAAGTCTGGCAGCGCTGGTGCTGACAGGAGGAACGGGACACTTCATGAAGGACACGGGAGCAGGAGCAGAGTACATGGTCTCACTCGCAAGAGCGAAGACCAGCCTGCCCTTCTGGAGAGTGATGCTCTCAGCAGTGGGCTGCAACTCGCTGGTGTGCCTGGCAGTGTGGATGTTCTACTGCTCGTACGACTCCGGGGGCGCATGCCTGAACATCCTGGGGCACATCGGAGCATTCGCAGTAGCAGGACTGGAACACATCATAGCAAACTTCTACATCCTGAACGCAGCGCTGCTGTCAAGATCAGGAATAACCTTCGTGGACGTGTACGTGCACAACTTCATACCGACCTGGCTGGGAAACACGATCGCAGGAGTCTTCGTCCTGGGAGTACCAATGTCACTCCTCTACAATCAGCCCTCCAAGGAAGGAACGCTCGAATACTCAAGAAGCCTGAGGTCGATGCAAAGAACGACCAGCGCAGACATTGTGATTAACACCACGGGAACATAC AGCCACGAGAGATTAGGAGTAGAAAGGGTAAGCAAATGTTATCTCCGACTAAAGACGTCGGAACACGAAGATTTATTGTCACCAGTACTAGGTGGAAGCTAA
- a CDS encoding uncharacterized protein (zinc finger, RING-type domain containing protein), giving the protein MGKKNAKTEEKKVRAADFSNFQTSDSRPTGLHQIFASFNSTSRTETNQSSKSESSTTTRGSRSQEEGISDTSESQADILALLNKLTKKDSVTKLKALEMFNELAEVTPESVLEEYIVDIIHLFKKSAVVEPVKKIRMEFGNLLCKVSSKLKRKLQQYLESFITHWWVAMHDESREIAEVYVEAFRNLFTTTMSKEEFELKRLKILNFYFTQMAEDYIKFVNKDLDSYGKDWLDTFGKSSQSSASIADMHNRLFCSVLHSLMNLFVYARVHREEVSFDLDRLAQEHFVTRVTSISKMSFKKRLSCVLMLVEMVKVLPKESQGLLEQLIEHAVESLKAETEPALIYHNVRLICACTRENSSALRKYLPNYHDLVVSLLKNFNGEYGNKVDLYTLFPSLYMYIDPEYFEQYKKSFEDMLSFLADLMTKEVLSLRRNAYAFDLVSFRTLGTRMLCCFYKLLLLSKKKSPGLITLPLEKLAPVKENSRDFLWNYPAVMTEYVTESSLLGDATFEATMERLLSYAEESTVLVASILDSLLAKHAPEVTRACPGLEKAYEELMKKVTQKLPHCLEQHLSHQADLTLDIEQLVQLLKKNSLTLPHSIPLLLFNSHPQSDFMDDYKLLLQVYKSLKGSPLGDWREAEELDGRLLLFYAAVEMEHDEKVAEQVLTRQFDLEDTCTSFLVNEFLNGCTGPRYSNELVGFAERHISLDLFHKLLGQVDHRQLTRENRRAYETMLITYQLYENKHVEFEGEYDKTLAESVLTSYLWLFLRTRHCDYVRFTKYVLEEFASTRKAGVGCASNGSVNARISTSDRVNAAHTNSTLENRKDTSTVNGDSLMSEERLARLDSLPTTAHTEFESTAKDLGSLLGSLFEADFVVEVLNRTIRLIKSVKPKTLHKRCYYLVVNVYMKSEETKGNGSSIDADRFLDMFVKALVGSGLEHCATAHADFITITTKYRLDDTEVSRRFLENMVSHFMEERYKTVKKLENSVKIFKYFYKAVRMSLPKTAELVSFVKTWFDRNLASPHFLAAIYEAEDASEDIVRLEINIFKLLMSNIQNKSETSEPERCDCYTFLNSMTLSTQLIANYNAARSTQKIEGEKLAKLFTKGAKGGENQDPSPHKGQREDKSDQTAEEESSTKAEKEELRRTVANTLKLFFRIKLDSKLESSWAYLSIYRFISLFPEEITAEIKNDSNTLNSQCLKHLYSSLGVHGVSTKLFTAVIKYTLEQGLGSTLRLGTELELERAFEHQSGEESEVTRNLESLAVRNEKEAATVAYWLPLCIKYGQGCQDLDDGESVAEFSDAVCSLLQHIHQMQPPSHYVNRYVAQLWECRPLYPKISESGVFCNFPNREYVVMISSFPKGDFFEDLSGCKVDAYRLLYTFNNYSNRDEDAKEEEAEEKGDSESKEGDSEFESPGESEEEKAGLSEEEASEVEEGSPGSSVNMEDVRNGYDLMKLYFSLIIGPYLTRRIMTTHENLETSNLQEIERCLMAWLTVFNMHAKYKALGNLNCANALVKLLTEKPHDLGEYINEAFQENLGEALQETGEYEDMSHVYAAEFGLGDLYAEEYFEREYCRNSPLDIFLRLLIQCLEKMLIKDEEFCETVKMLYYKAAKIFPTQVSEMWNNCKNSYVKKNIKKFTKHEVTQKLIKHELESLKNMTNDLTVYHDVTKKEVTAKLFVKNEINAKITIKVPSAFPLEPLTFMSNDSKKNHKWVMYSHSEANRSGIAQGLLLWYNNVVKYYQGIDECPICYSIVHAQFQSIPTKACKVCKYKFHKECLFKWFRNAAKAKCPLCQSQVSFL; this is encoded by the exons ATGGGTAAAAAAAACGCAAAAacagaagaaaaaaaggtGAGAGCGGCAGATTTCTCGAACTTTCAGACTTCTGATTCGAGACCGACAGGGTTGCATCAGATTTTCGCATCATTCAACAGCACATCGCGCACAGAAACGAATCAGTCAAGTAAATCAGAGTCGTCCACAACGACGAGAGGAAGTAGAAGCCAAGAAGAGGGGATTTCGGACACGTCGGAGTCACAAGCGGACATCCTGGCACTGCTGAACAAGCTGACGAAGAAAGATAGCgtgacgaagctgaaggcgCTGGAAATGTTCAACGAACTGGCGGAAGTGACGCCCGAGAGCGTGCTGGAGGAGTACATAGTTGACATAATACACCTCTTCAAGAAGTCAGCAGTGGTCGAGCcagttaaaaaaataagaatggAGTTCGGAAACCTGCTCTGCAAAGTGTCGAGTAAGCTGAAAAGGAAGCTGCAGCAGTACCTGGAGTCATTTATAACGCACTGGTGGGTGGCAATGCACGACGAAAGCAGAGAAATCGCGGAAGTGTACGTGGAGGCGTTCAGGAACCTGTTCACAACAACAATGTCGAAAGAAGAATTTGAACTAAAGAGACTTAAAATACTCAACTTCTACTTCACGCAGATGGCAGAAGACTACATTAAGTTCGTTAACAAGGACCTGGACAGCTACGGAAAGGACTGGCTGGACACGTTCGGAAAGTCGAGTCAGAGCAGCGCAAGCATAGCAGACATGCACAACAGACTCTTCTGCTCAGTCCTGCACTCGCTGATGAACCTGTTCGTGTACGCAAGAGTGCACAGAGAGGAGGTGTCCTTTGACCTGGATCGTCTGGCACAAGAGCACTTCGTAACGCGAGTGACGAGCATATCGAAGATGTCATTCAAGAAGAGACTGTCGTGCGTGCTGATGCTGGTGGAGATGGTGAAGGTGTTGCCGAAGGAGAGCCAAGGATTGCTGGAGCAGCTCATCGAGCACGCAGTGGAGAGCCTGAAGGCGGAGACGGAGCCGGCGCTGATATACCACAACGTGAGGCTGATATGCGCGTGCACGCGAGAAAACAGCAGTGCACTGAGGAAGTACCTGCCGAACTACCACGACCTGGTGGTGTCGCTGCTCAAAAACTTCAACGGCGAGTACGGGAACAAGGTGGACCTGTACACGCTCTTCCCGTCTCTGTACATGTACATAGACCCTGAGTACTTTGAGCAGTACAAGAAGAGCTTCGAGGACATGCTGAGCTTCCTGGCAGACCTTATGACGAAGGAGGTGCTGTCGCTGCGAAGGAACGCCTACGCATTCGACCTGGTCTCGTTCAGGACGCTGGGCACGAGAATGCTCTGCTGCTTCtacaagctgctgctgctctcgaagaagaagtcgCCGGGGCTCATCACGCTGCCGCTGGAGAAGCTGGCGCCGGTGAAGGAAAACTCGCGAGACTTCCTGTGGAACTACCCGGCAGTGATGACGGAGTACGTGACAGAGTCGAGTCTGCTGGGGGACGCAACCTTCGAGGCTACGATGGAGAGGCTGCTCTCGTACGCAGAGGAGAGCACGGTGCTGGTGGCCTCGATCCTGGACAGCCTGCTGGCGAAGCACGCGCCTGAGGTGACCAGAGCGTGTCCGGGTCTGGAGAAGGCCTacgaggagctgatgaagaaggtgaCGCAGAAGCTGCCGCACTGCCTGGAGCAGCACCTGAGCCACCAGGCGGACCTGACGCTGGACATAGAGCAGCTtgtgcagctgctgaagaagaactCGCTGACGCTGCCGCACAGCATACCGCTGCTGCTCTTCAACTCCCACCCGCAGTCGGACTTCATGGACGACTACAAGCTGCTCCTGCAAGTCTACAAGAGCCTGAAAGGGTCACCCCTGGGGGACTGGAGGGAAGcggaggagctggacgGGCGGCTGCTTCTCTTCTACGCAGCAGTGGAGATGGAGCACGACGAAAAGGTGGCCGAGCAGGTGCTGACAAGGCAGTTCGACCTGGAGGACACGTGCACGAGCTTCCTGGTCAACGAGTTCCTGAACGGCTGCACGGGCCCGAGGTACTCAAATGAACTTGTCGGCTTCGCAGAAAGGCACATAAGCCTGGACCTATTCCACAAACTGCTGGGCCAGGTGGACCACAGGCAGCTGACGAGGGAAAACAGGCGAGCCTACGAGACGATGCTGATCACGTACCAGCTGTACGAGAACAAGCACGTGGAGTTCGAAGGGGAATACGACAAAACGCTGGCTGAGAGCGTCCTGACGTCATACCTGTGGCTCTTCCTGAGAACAAGACACTGCGACTACGTGAGGTTCACGAAGTACGTACTGGAGGAGTTCGCAAGCACCAGGAAGGCAGGCGTTGGCTGCGCCAGCAACGGTAGCGTTAACGCCCGTATCAGCACTTCGGACAGAGTCAACGCCGCACACACAAACAGCACCTTGGAAAACAGAAAAGACACGAGCACCGTTAACGGAGACAGTTTGATGAGCGAAGAGCGTTTGGCGAGACTGGATTCGTTGCCGACAACGGCCCACACGGAGTTTGAGAGCACGGCGAAGGACCTGGGATCGCTGCTGGGATCGCTGTTCGAGGCGGACTTTGTGGTGGAGGTGCTTAACAGAACAATAAGGCTGATTAAATCAGTGAAGCCGAAAACTCTCCACAAAAGATGCTATTACCTGGTGGTGAACGTGTACATGAAGTCGGAGGAAACAAAGGGAAACGGCAGCAGCATTGACGCAGATAGATTTCTGGACATGTTCGTGAAGGCACTGGTGGGATCAGGACTCGAGCACTGCGCGACAGCGCACGCAGATTTCATAACGATCACGACGAAGTACAGGCTGGACGACACGGAGGTGTCGAGAAGGTTCCTGGAAAACATGGTGAGCCATTTCATGGAAGAGAGATACAAAACAGTGAAAAAGCTGGAGAACAGCGTGAAAATATTCAAGTACTTCTACAAGGCAGTGCGAATGAGCCTGCCTAAGACAGCAGAGCTGGTCTCGTTCGTTAAAACATGGTTTGACAGGAATTTGGCGTCGCCACACTTCCTGGCGGCAATTTACGAAGCGGAAGACGCGTCGGAGGACATAGTGAGGCTggaaataaacatatttaagcTGCTGATGTCCAACATTCAGAACAAATCGGAAACGAGCGAACCGGAGAGGTGTGactgttacacatttttaaacagtATGACGCTATCCACACAACTGATAGCAAATTATAATGCAGCAAGAAGTACACAAAAAATAGAAGGCGAGAAGTTAGCGAAATTGTTTACCAAAGGGGCAAAAGGAGGAGAAAATCAAGATCCCTCACCCCATAAAGGCCAGAGAGAAGATAAGTCAGATCAAACAGCCGAAGAGGAAAGTTCAACAAAGgcagaaaaggaggaaCTAAGAAGAACAGTAGCAAACACACTCAAACTATTCTTCAGAATCAAATTAGACTCGAAATTAGAGAGTTCATGGGCGTACCTGTCAATATATAGGTTCATATCACTGTTCCCGGAAGAAATCACCGcagaaattaaaaatgatagcAATACTCTTAATTCTCAGTGCCTTAAACATCTGTATAGTAGCCTCGGTGTTCACGGTGTTTCGACGAAGCTCTTCACTGCTGTTATCAAGTACACACTAGAACAGGGGCTAGGGTCGACCCTTAGACTGGGCACTgagctggagctggagcGAGCATTTGAGCACCAGAGCGGAGAAGAGAGCGAGGTGACGCGGAACCTGGAAAGCCTGGCGGTAAGAAACGAGAAGGAAGCAGCTACAGTAGCATACTGGCTTCCACTGTGCATTAAGTATGGCCAGGGGTGCCaggacctggacgacgGAGAGTCAGTGGCAGAGTTCTCTGATGCAGTGTGTTCGCTGCTGCAGCACATACACCAGATGCAGCCGCCCTCGCACTACGTGAACAGGTACGTGGCGCAGCTGTGGGAGTGCAGACCCCTATACCCGAAGATCTCGGAGTCGGGAGTCTTCTGCAACTTCCCGAACAGAGAGTACGTGGTCATGATAAGCAGCTTCCCGAAGGGCGACTTCTTCGAAGACCTGAGCGGATGTAAAGTGGACGCATACAGGCTGCTGTACACATTCAACAACTACTCGAACAGAGATGAGGACgcgaaggaagaagaggcagAAGAAAAGGGAGACAGTGAGTCAAAGGAAGGAGATTCCGAGTTTGAGTCGCCAGGGGAGTCCGAGGAGGAGAAGGCAGGATTGTCAGAAGAAGAGGCCTCGGAAGTCGAGGAGGGGAGCCCGGGGAGCTCAGTGAACATGGAGGACGTGAGGAACGGATACGACCTCATGAAGCTCTACTTCTCGCTTATCATAGGGCCGTACCTGACGAGGAGAATCATGACCACGCACGAAAACCTGGAGACGAGCAACCTGCAGGAGATAGAAAGGTGCCTGATGGCGTGGCTGACGGTCTTCAACATGCACGCGAAGTACAAGGCGCTGGGAAATCTGAACTGCGCAAACGCACTGGTTAAGCTGCTGACGGAAAAGCCGCACGACCTGGGAGAGTACATCAACGAGGCATTCCAGGAAAACCTGGGAGAGGCGCTGCAGGAGACGGGAGAGTACGAGGACATGTCGCACGTATACGCAGCAGAGTTCGGACTGGGAGACCTGTACGCAGAGGAGTACTTTGAAAGAGAATACTGCAGAAACAGCCCGCTAGACATATTCCTGCGACTGCTGATACAGTGCCTGGAGAAAATGCTGATCaaggacgaggagttcTGCGAAACGGTTAAGATGCTCTACTACAAGGCAGCTAAAATATTCCCGACGCAGGTCTCGGAAATGTGGAACAACTGCAAAAACTCGTACGTTAAGAAAAACATTAAGAAGTTCACGAAGCACGAAGTGACGCAGAAGCTGATCAAGCACGAACTGGAGtcgctgaagaacatgacGAACGACCTCACAGTGTACCACGACGtgacgaagaaggaggTGACGGCGAAGCTCTTCGTGAAAAACGAGATCAACGCTAAAATCACAATCAAGGTGCCCTCGGCGTTCCCGCTGGAGCCTCTGACATTCATGTCAAACGACAGCAAGAAGAACCACAAGTGGGTCATGTACTCGCACTCGGAGGCGAACAGGAGCGGAATAGCGCAGGGGCTGCTGCTGTGGTACAACAACGTGGTGAAGTACTACCAGGGGATCGACGAGTGCCCGATCTGCTACTCGATAGTCCACGCGCAGTTCCAGTCGATCCCGACGAAGGCGTGCAAGGTCTGCAAGTACAAGTTCCACAAGGAGTGCCTCTTCAA GTGGTTCAGAAACGCAGCAAAAGCAAAGTGCCCATTGTGTCAATCGCAAGTGTCGTttttatga
- a CDS encoding uncharacterized protein (protein of unknown function UPF0005 family protein), giving the protein MDTFARFCSRGSAFKFDTIFNTAPITEAQKYHMTKVYNTLAYTGLVTFLTVAINGPWRHINPLVASLLLILSLVYIAFTKYNKDELNLKRMAALTVFPMTIGIIHKNFIAQVVALKPGKEVKRKRCAELVNTALMATVGIFTSFSLAALYMSSRLTMYVTSTLASIAVYVALASFANMFVASEMAHGVILSLGVVIFIGYIVIDTQRILEDFSDGDEDYMMHAILLYYDLFELFFRILIMLKNKEDRKEREQKNKHKDK; this is encoded by the exons ATGGATACCTTCGCAAGATTTTGCTCAAGAGGCTCAGCCTTTAAATTCGATACCATCTTTAACACGGCGCCAATCACAGAAGCGCAAAAATACCACATGACCAAGGTCTACAACACGCTGGCATACACAGGACTGGTCACGTTCCTAACAGTGGCAATCAATGGACCTTGGAGGCACATCAACCCACTCGTAGCGTCACTGCTGCTGATACTGTCACTCGTGTACATCGCGTTCACGAAATACAACAAAGAC GAGCTTAACCTGAAGAGGATGGCAGCACTCACAGTATTCCCAATGACCATAGGAATCATACACAAAAACTTCATAGCGCAAGTGGTGGCGTTGAAGCCAGGTAAGGAGgttaaaagaaaaagatGTGCAGAGCTGGTGAACACGGCGCTGATGGCGACAGTGGGAATCTTCACGTCATTCTCGCTGGCGGCGCTGTACATGAGCAGTCGCCTGACAATGTACGTCACGTCGACGCTGGCCTCAATAGCGGTGTACGTGGCCCTGGCAAGCTTCGCGAACATGTTCGTGGCCTCGGAGATGGCGCACGGAGTGATCCTGTCGTTGGGAGTGGTGATCTTCATAGG gtacattgttattgatACACAGAGAATACTGGAGGACTTCAGCGACGGAGACGAAGATTACATGATGCACGCAATCCTGCTCTACTACGACCTGTTTGAACTATTCTTCAGAATATTGATCAtgctgaagaacaaggaggacAGAAAGGAGAGagaacaaaaaaataagcaCAAGGACAAGTAG
- a CDS encoding uncharacterized protein (tRNA pseudouridine synthase D family protein) — MERTQSTKMVSKSVSVGIERTLSEYISQVKPNRVEGYVKLLLEDFHVHEIDTEGKVLSLGKSYKIEEVRRAVERKRKRKTGERFLSVYEEDKDKLEYPQELFTETDKLRLKKLLKALSEKAKSFSGQEKMPATFLVCRDSKDAKATRTGVHRWIRATLPFLDSKTVEFGASQRAGKMKELLDSHLDLSALPQDYSLIRVAPTPACVKYISGRLRNTFNTNETNNTSNNNNRFNNDNNRNYVSISGSNYSSGYGANLSNKKEEHVGAASETSSQIKENYNSDADSESSVSLEEIVKELDGTDYEKYNPKSYGKFLHFNMLKINRETSEVVHMMCKSANRGSFDFFSAGNKDKRGITVQRICIRRCNIESILEAMTRGWYNDVHLSDFCYKNTKIGLGDLKGNHFKIVIRGIEDATNIDEAIETLKSYGFINYFGLQRFGTKIVGTHIIGASIIDQRYDMTLRLILGDIETAKHYAVFNKYFENMDAVKLSLNPEYEMPMKYRKATDYYLFDNDAETALKYIPMRFYVEKSVLKGIMANMSNEKCLEKVPKNILSIYVHSTQSLLFNLAATERLNRYGLKVVPGDLVVTSEKGMSESGEEYEEERTQRVKRMTVIEVNSEEEAERYTIEQVVLPLPGDNIKYPSNMKDYYEQIAVENYNIKLENFKTNKEVEGKKQKCIVSVGGSYRFIIVKPKDVSYEVIEKLEEPLKVLIRPEIEGYEEDIEKYESARSIERIQKLGDKIRNKAALKLKCSLPKSSYITVALREILKDESIENNHG; from the exons ATGGAAAGAACACAAAGCACAAAGATGGTGTCGAAGAGCGTAAGCGTAGGAATAGAAAGGACGCTCTCGGAGTACATATCGCAAGTAAAACCAAACAGAGTGGAAGGGTACGTGAAGCTACTGCTGGAAGACTTCCACGTCCACGAAATCGACACTGAGGGCAAGGTGCTTAGCCTGGGAAAGTCGTACAAAATAGAGGAAGTGAGAAGAGCAGTGGAGcggaagaggaagaggaagacaGGAGAGAGGTTTTTGAGCGTTTACGAAGAAGATAAGGACAAGCTGGAGTACCCGCAGGAGCTGTTCACGGAAACGGATAAGCTGCGACTGAAAAAGTTGCTGAAGGCGCTGAGCGAGAAGGCGAAGTCGTTTTCAGGTCAGGAGAAGATGCCGGCCACGTTCTTGGTCTGCAGAGACTCGAAGGACGCTAAGGCGACGAGGACGGGCGTGCACAGGTGGATAAGGGCGACGCTGCCCTTCCTGGACTCGAAGACGGTGGAGTTCGGGGCGTCGCAAAGGGCAGGGAAGATGAAGGAGCTCCTTGACTCGCACCTGGACCTCTCGGCACTGCCTCAGGACTACAGCCTGATCCGCGTGGCTCCGACGCCTGCGTGCGTGAAGTACATATCGGGGCGCCTGAGGAACAC ATTTAACACTAACGAAACAAATAACACcagtaacaacaataacagaTTTAACAATGACAATAATCGCAATTATGTTTCTATAAGTGGTTCCAACTACAGCAGTGGTTATGGAGCTAACTTAAGTAACAAAAAGGAAGAACACGTGGGAGCGGCCTCAGAAACTAGTTCACAAATAAAGGAAAATTATAACTCAGATGCAGATTCGGAGAGCAGTGTATCGCTGGAAGAAATagtgaaggagctggacgGAACAGACTACGAAAAGTATAACCCGAAGTCCTACGGAAAGTTCCTGCACTTCAACATGCTTAAAATCAACAGAGAGACGTCGGAGGTGGTGCACATGATGTGTAAGTCAGCAAACAGAGGAAGCTTCGACTTCTTCTCAGCAGGAAATAAGGACAAGAGAGGAATAACAGTGCAGAGAATATGCATAAGAAGATGTAACATAGAGAGTATACTGGAAGCAATGACGAGAGGATGGTACAACGACGTGCACCTGAGCGACTTCTGTTACAAAAACACGAAAATAGGACTGGGAGACCTGAAAGGGAACCactttaaaatagtaatCAGAGGAATAGAAGACGCTACGAACATAGATGAGGCAATAGAGACGCTTAAGAGTTACGGGTTCATCAATTACTTCGGATTACAGAGGTTCGGAACGAAGATAGTGGGCACGCACATCATAGGAGCCTCCATAATAGACCAGAGATACGACATGACGCTGCGGCTGATACTGGGCGACATAGAAACGGCAAAGCACTACGCAGTGTTCAACAAGTACTTCGAAAACATGGACGCAGTGAAGCTGTCGCTAAACCCGGAGTAC GAAATGCCAATGAAGTATAGAAAGGCAACAGACTACTATCTTTTCGACAACGATGCAGAGACAGCACTGAAGTATATACCAATGAGGTTCTACGTGGAAAAAAGCGTACTGAAGGGAATAATGGCAAACATGAGTAACGAAAAGTGCCTGGAAAAGGTGCCGAAAAACATACTGTCAATCTACGTGCACTCAACACAAAGCCTCCTGTTTAACCTGGCAGCAACAGAAAGATTGAACAGATACGGATTGAAAGTAGTACCAGGAGACCTAGTGGTGACAAGCGAAAAAGGAATGAGTGAATCAGGAGAAGAatacgaagaagaaagaaCACAGAGAGTTAAAAGAATGACAGTAATAGAAGTAAACagcgaagaagaagcagaaagATACACAATAGAACAAGTAGTACTGCCACTCCCAGGAGATAACATCAAGTACCCAAGTAACATGAAGGACTACTACGAACAAATAGCAGTGGAAAACTATAACATTAAGCtggaaaattttaaaacaaacaaagAAGTAGaaggaaaaaaacaaaaatgtaTAGTGTCAGTAGGAGGATCATACAGATTCATAATAGTTAAACCGAAGGATGTGAGCTATGAAGTGATAGAAAAACTGGAAGAACCACTGAAGGTGCTAATAAGGCCGGAAATAGAAGGGTACGAAGAAGACATAGAAAAGTACGAATCAGCAAGAAGCATAGAAAGAATACAGAAGCTAGGagataaaataagaaacAAGGCAGCACTAAAGCTGAAATGCTCATTGCCAAAATCGTCATACATAACAGTAGCACTGAGAGAAATACTGAAAGACGAATCAATAGAAAATAACCACggataa
- a CDS encoding uncharacterized protein (Longin-like domain containing protein) gives MKKHKLTYVGVLYCGEEPVILAQSFNFSELPYFSRSQAKNLSVFTAREISKRVDEGFTGTTIEEYAIYAHKWENGMCILCICDKEYPSRTAFALIQHSFFIFNEKYIYEELDLTKDNNLSLPELKELLLKYRAPEQVDMYENVFGKVQNTKNIVTKTVKELLNNEESLEALVNQSKDLSAKTKDVFAKSKKLKRRSCCALM, from the coding sequence atgaaaaaacatAAGCTGACGTACGTAGGAGTGTTGTACTGCGGAGAAGAGCCAGTGATACTGGCACAAAGCTTCAACTTCTCAGAACTGCCGTACTTCTCAAGAAGCCAGGCGAAGAATCTGTCAGTGTTTACAGCAAGAGAGATCTCGAAGAGAGTGGACGAAGGATTCACAGGAACAACAATAGAAGAGTACGCAATCTACGCACATAAATGGGAAAACGGAATGTGTATACTGTGTATATGCGACAAGGAGTACCCAAGTAGAACAGCATTCGCACTGATACAGCACTCGTTCTTCATATTTAACGAAAAGTACATCTACGAAGAGCTGGACCTGACGAAAGATAATAACCTGAGCCTGCCAGAATTAAAGGAACTGCTGCTGAAGTACAGAGCGCCTGAGCAAGTGGACATGTACGAAAACGTGTTCGGAAAGGTGCAAAACACGAAAAACATAGTGACGAAGACAGTGAAGGAACTCTTGAACAACGAAGAGAGCCTGGAAGCACTAGTCAACCAAAGTAAAGACCTGTCAGCAAAGACGAAGGACGTATTCgctaaaagtaaaaaacttaagagaagaagctgctgcgCACTCATGtag